A single genomic interval of Terriglobus albidus harbors:
- the yihA gene encoding ribosome biogenesis GTP-binding protein YihA/YsxC codes for MKVSVKFLLSATSPSHFPAPTVPEVAFLGRSNVGKSSLINALLGTTVARVSSTPGRTRAINFFALSTSPNAPAKMIFADLPGYGYAKISKSISAEWPSFIEPYLTDRESLALSVCLVDTNIPPQASDRMLIDFLQQHQRPYLVVGTKADRLSNNTLSKSIALLKREHQIDDLVPCSVKKPDGTKALWSRLLAALPS; via the coding sequence GTGAAGGTTTCCGTAAAGTTCCTGCTCTCGGCCACCAGTCCGTCGCATTTCCCTGCCCCCACGGTGCCTGAGGTCGCGTTTCTGGGCCGCTCCAACGTCGGTAAGTCCAGCCTGATCAACGCGTTACTGGGAACTACCGTCGCCCGGGTCTCGTCCACGCCCGGCCGCACACGGGCCATCAATTTCTTTGCCCTGTCCACCTCGCCGAATGCGCCCGCGAAGATGATCTTTGCCGACCTGCCGGGATACGGCTACGCCAAGATCTCGAAGTCCATCTCCGCGGAATGGCCCTCGTTCATTGAGCCATACCTTACCGATCGCGAGTCACTGGCGCTCTCAGTCTGCCTGGTCGATACCAATATCCCGCCGCAGGCCAGCGACCGCATGCTGATCGACTTCCTGCAACAGCACCAGAGGCCGTATCTGGTTGTCGGAACTAAGGCAGACCGGCTCTCCAACAATACGCTGTCGAAGTCGATTGCACTGTTGAAACGGGAGCATCAGATCGACGATCTGGTTCCGTGCTCGGTTAAGAAGCCGGATGGGACAAAGGCTCTATGGTCACGCCTGCTGGCAGCACTGCCGTCATAG
- the smpB gene encoding SsrA-binding protein SmpB, giving the protein MARSVSQPVPGAVKARPTRPRDPVATGERDAAQNRAASHNYFLTDRFEAGVALRGTEVKSVREGKANLKDAYGLVKDGEIYLLNAHIGPFSHGNAMNHDSLRTRKLLLHKEEIRKLVSKTTQKGFTLVPTRLYFRHGRVKCELALARGKQDWDKRETERRREADKEARAAVARGQRR; this is encoded by the coding sequence ATGGCCCGTTCTGTAAGCCAACCCGTTCCCGGAGCTGTTAAGGCGCGCCCCACGCGCCCGCGTGATCCCGTGGCGACGGGAGAGCGGGACGCCGCGCAGAATCGCGCTGCCAGCCACAATTATTTCCTGACCGACCGTTTTGAGGCCGGCGTCGCCCTGCGCGGTACTGAGGTCAAATCCGTCCGCGAAGGCAAAGCCAACCTGAAAGACGCCTACGGTCTGGTAAAAGACGGAGAAATCTACCTCCTTAACGCGCACATCGGTCCCTTCTCTCATGGCAATGCCATGAATCATGATTCGCTGCGGACCCGCAAGCTGCTGCTGCACAAGGAGGAGATTCGCAAGCTAGTAAGTAAGACGACACAGAAGGGCTTTACGCTTGTTCCGACGCGCCTTTATTTCAGGCACGGCCGCGTGAAATGCGAGCTGGCCCTGGCCAGAGGCAAGCAGGATTGGGATAAGCGCGAGACCGAGCGGCGTCGGGAAGCCGACAAAGAAGCTCGCGCTGCCGTGGCACGTGGTCAGCGGCGCTGA
- a CDS encoding serine hydrolase has product MFHFRKFWFQTCLCLATTSLTHAQDHVPGAIRGLVAAHHGKVAVYARQLNTGKVIAVDEDVPVQTASVIKLTMLYEAMEQIRDGKAKWDEKIVLKPGDAVSGSGVLTFMDPPKELTLKDVLTLMVILSDNTATNLAIDRFGVKAVNDRIHALGVKDTHFYKKVMKPATEPMPEDQPKFGLGKTTAHEMATVMEKIGRCDLGGPSQPQDEAICQTALNMLRNQFYRNTIPRYLETLDSSEAGSAIASKTGSLNAVRNDVAIVAAKSGPIVISIFTWQNKDTSWTTDNEGEGTIARIAREIVQEWSPEGLDARQMKPGLGLK; this is encoded by the coding sequence ATGTTTCACTTCCGGAAATTTTGGTTTCAGACCTGCCTCTGTCTCGCGACGACATCCCTGACCCACGCACAGGACCACGTCCCCGGAGCCATCCGCGGGTTAGTCGCGGCTCATCATGGCAAAGTTGCTGTTTACGCGCGGCAGCTCAATACCGGCAAAGTCATTGCAGTAGACGAGGATGTACCTGTCCAGACGGCATCTGTTATCAAGCTGACGATGCTGTATGAAGCCATGGAGCAGATCCGTGACGGCAAGGCGAAATGGGACGAAAAGATCGTGCTGAAACCTGGCGATGCTGTCAGCGGCTCGGGCGTGCTGACCTTTATGGATCCGCCCAAGGAATTGACGCTGAAGGACGTTCTCACCCTGATGGTCATTCTCAGTGACAACACGGCCACCAACCTGGCGATCGACCGCTTCGGCGTGAAGGCGGTGAATGATCGCATTCACGCGCTCGGCGTGAAAGACACGCACTTCTATAAGAAAGTGATGAAGCCTGCAACGGAGCCCATGCCCGAGGATCAGCCAAAGTTTGGCCTGGGAAAGACCACTGCACACGAGATGGCGACGGTTATGGAGAAGATCGGCCGCTGCGACCTCGGGGGACCGTCGCAGCCCCAGGACGAGGCTATCTGCCAGACCGCACTGAACATGCTCCGGAACCAGTTCTACCGCAATACCATCCCGCGTTATCTGGAGACGCTGGACTCCAGCGAGGCCGGGTCAGCGATCGCCAGCAAGACCGGCTCCTTGAATGCTGTACGGAATGATGTGGCAATCGTGGCGGCTAAATCCGGGCCAATCGTGATCAGCATCTTCACCTGGCAGAACAAGGACACGAGCTGGACGACGGATAACGAAGGAGAAGGAACCATTGCCAGAATTGCCCGGGAGATTGTGCAGGAATGGTCCCCGGAGGGTCTGGACGCCCGGCAAATGAAACCGGGACTGGGCCTGAAGTAG
- a CDS encoding urocanate hydratase: MVDRQLSAWRLYGALRAHRSDWGGSILIHRGVDDLGSALAVAANLCGAVCLSVEADPAQARVAMRGGYCDFLVNTLDEALRTMKNEVRKRRPLTVVLEGNTSAILKEIGERGVYPQLLVTRSAEDAIPAERTENLVHLLESGETVAAQPGWIPCRLTAGSNADLRFAEQATAGLITDGDARRGWVVGAPKFFRREQPPRRYLWLTEQERDAMTAVLPAGVTIEPLSHPAS; encoded by the coding sequence ATGGTAGACCGCCAGCTCTCCGCTTGGAGGCTCTACGGGGCTCTTCGGGCGCATCGCTCAGATTGGGGTGGAAGCATCCTGATACATCGCGGCGTAGATGACCTCGGTTCAGCCCTGGCAGTTGCCGCCAATCTCTGCGGAGCTGTCTGCCTGAGCGTGGAAGCGGATCCGGCACAGGCGCGTGTTGCGATGCGTGGCGGCTACTGCGATTTCCTGGTGAACACGCTGGATGAAGCGTTGAGGACCATGAAAAATGAGGTTCGCAAACGCCGCCCATTGACCGTCGTGCTGGAGGGGAATACCTCTGCCATCCTGAAGGAGATCGGTGAGCGCGGCGTCTACCCTCAGTTGCTGGTAACTCGTTCTGCGGAAGATGCGATTCCCGCCGAGCGGACAGAGAACCTGGTTCACTTGCTGGAGTCCGGAGAGACCGTTGCAGCGCAGCCGGGCTGGATTCCGTGCAGGCTTACGGCGGGGTCGAATGCAGATTTGCGCTTCGCCGAGCAGGCAACCGCAGGTCTGATTACGGACGGTGATGCGCGCCGCGGTTGGGTTGTCGGTGCTCCGAAGTTCTTTCGCCGCGAGCAGCCGCCACGGCGTTATCTATGGCTGACGGAGCAGGAACGGGATGCTATGACGGCAGTGCTGCCAGCAGGCGTGACCATAGAGCCTTTGTCCCATCCGGCTTCTTAA
- a CDS encoding cohesin domain-containing protein yields MDRSFTSLRNAAFVVTVLALTGGAAHAQSAGSFYKRGQQAEERQDYDAAYEAYRQALAKKPRDIRYKVKTERLRFEAATAHVDRGRLLRQGGDLGGALTEFTRALQIDPANQTAQQELDLTQKMAAAPPSPQLQSLESGILATQAEISGLGGPVSLKPISNDPITLRMVEDTKNIYQAIGKAAGLNVLFDPAYTSTRIPVELNNVSLYDALRIVGAISGTFWKPVTENTILVAQNTRNKRQDLDEMAVQTFYLTNATQTADTNEIVTALRNVFGTGQNVGVFAIPSQNAVVMRATPDQLLLAQKLLNDLDRTKPEVVVDVAVLEVNREKVRNLGITLPQSFAVTPVTSSTSSTSSSSSSSSSSSSSSSSNNNSALTLNQLAHLNGNNFNVAIGTGTVNALLTDSDTRILQNPRIRATDGQKATLKIGSKIPIATGSFASGTTTAVSALVNTQFTYIDVGVNIDMTPTVHTDRDITLKMKIEVTSQSGSVTISSVTQPIISQRSVEHTIQLKEGEPSILAGILQRQDSLGVSGTPGLGELPILKYVFGSRSKTQSQDEVVFLLIPHLVRESLLSRMNTRAIDTGTSQSIELRREAGQDSASTRTTGADGPGGPLVPPAQRTTAAAAANAALQQLQQDGTARTSAPVAAPVSFAITPGNATQAVGSTFQVAVMASNARDLYSVPLQMQFNPQVLQLVNVDSGEMLGRDGQAVALAHRDEGNGMVTISASRPPSTKGVDGQGSICVLTFKATAAGDSNLMLTKVGAQNSVQVNLPAVGSQAIVHVK; encoded by the coding sequence ATGGATCGCAGCTTCACGTCCCTTCGCAATGCAGCCTTCGTCGTCACCGTTCTGGCCCTCACCGGAGGGGCAGCGCATGCCCAGTCTGCCGGCTCGTTTTATAAACGGGGGCAGCAAGCCGAAGAACGGCAAGACTACGACGCGGCGTATGAGGCATATCGCCAGGCCCTCGCAAAAAAGCCAAGAGATATTCGCTACAAGGTGAAGACGGAGCGCCTGCGTTTTGAGGCGGCAACGGCACATGTAGATCGTGGACGCCTTTTGCGGCAGGGAGGCGACCTCGGCGGAGCTCTTACGGAGTTCACTCGTGCGTTGCAGATCGATCCCGCGAACCAGACCGCACAGCAGGAGTTGGATCTCACCCAGAAGATGGCGGCCGCTCCCCCATCACCACAACTGCAGTCGTTGGAGAGCGGAATTCTGGCCACTCAGGCCGAAATTTCCGGGCTGGGCGGACCGGTCTCTCTCAAGCCCATCTCGAATGACCCCATCACGCTTCGCATGGTGGAAGACACGAAGAATATCTATCAGGCCATCGGCAAGGCCGCGGGCCTGAATGTTCTGTTTGATCCGGCGTATACCTCCACGCGTATCCCGGTGGAATTGAATAATGTGTCACTGTATGACGCCCTGCGCATTGTGGGCGCCATCTCCGGTACCTTCTGGAAGCCGGTGACAGAAAACACCATCCTGGTAGCGCAGAACACCCGTAATAAGCGTCAAGACCTGGACGAGATGGCGGTCCAGACCTTTTATCTGACCAATGCCACCCAGACCGCTGACACCAACGAAATTGTCACTGCGCTGCGCAACGTCTTCGGTACCGGGCAGAACGTCGGCGTCTTTGCCATTCCCAGCCAGAACGCGGTCGTGATGCGGGCCACACCTGACCAGCTTCTATTGGCGCAGAAACTTCTGAACGATCTCGATCGCACCAAGCCGGAGGTCGTGGTCGATGTAGCCGTTCTCGAAGTAAACCGCGAGAAGGTTCGTAATCTGGGTATTACGCTTCCGCAGTCCTTTGCGGTCACTCCTGTTACGTCGAGTACTTCCAGTACCAGTTCGTCCAGCTCCAGCTCGAGTTCGAGCTCCAGTTCGTCTTCTTCGAACAACAACAGCGCTCTGACACTCAATCAGTTGGCCCACCTCAATGGAAACAACTTCAACGTGGCCATCGGAACCGGCACGGTGAATGCGCTGCTTACGGACAGCGACACGCGCATTCTGCAGAATCCCCGGATTCGCGCAACCGATGGACAAAAGGCGACACTGAAGATCGGTTCCAAGATTCCTATCGCAACCGGATCATTCGCTTCCGGTACGACGACCGCCGTCAGCGCGCTTGTGAACACCCAGTTCACCTATATCGATGTTGGTGTCAACATCGATATGACGCCGACCGTGCACACGGATCGGGATATTACGCTGAAGATGAAGATCGAGGTCACCTCCCAGAGCGGTTCGGTGACCATCAGTTCGGTTACGCAACCGATCATCAGTCAGCGCTCCGTTGAACATACGATCCAACTGAAAGAGGGGGAGCCTAGCATTCTTGCGGGCATTCTCCAGCGGCAGGATTCATTAGGTGTGAGCGGAACTCCCGGTCTGGGAGAACTCCCGATTCTGAAGTATGTCTTTGGTTCCAGGTCAAAGACCCAGTCGCAGGATGAGGTTGTCTTCCTACTGATTCCGCACCTGGTGCGAGAGAGCTTGTTGAGCCGCATGAACACGCGCGCCATTGATACGGGCACCAGCCAGTCGATTGAGTTGCGCCGCGAAGCAGGGCAGGATTCTGCGTCAACCAGGACGACGGGGGCTGACGGTCCCGGCGGGCCGCTTGTTCCGCCTGCACAGCGTACGACGGCTGCCGCCGCAGCAAATGCTGCTCTTCAGCAGCTTCAGCAGGACGGTACGGCTAGGACCTCGGCTCCGGTGGCCGCGCCTGTCAGTTTTGCGATTACGCCGGGCAATGCGACCCAGGCCGTTGGCAGCACCTTCCAGGTGGCAGTCATGGCTTCGAATGCTCGCGACCTGTACTCGGTGCCGCTGCAAATGCAGTTCAATCCGCAGGTCCTGCAACTGGTGAACGTGGACAGCGGGGAGATGCTGGGCCGTGACGGTCAGGCTGTGGCTCTGGCGCATCGCGATGAGGGCAATGGAATGGTCACGATCTCTGCCTCGCGTCCGCCTTCGACAAAGGGTGTCGATGGACAGGGGAGCATCTGCGTGCTGACCTTCAAGGCCACTGCCGCGGGTGATTCCAACCTCATGCTGACGAAGGTGGGCGCTCAGAACTCGGTGCAGGTGAATCTGCCGGCTGTCGGTTCTCAGGCCATTGTGCACGTGAAGTAA
- a CDS encoding type II secretion system protein, whose protein sequence is MVRKRNPERGFTLIELIIVMTIILLLMAMAIPAYQNAVKKAKEAVLKEDLQTMRQAIDSYTVDKEKGPQSLEDLVQAGYLKAMPIDPFTHRSDTWQTSSDGTYSSVDQTDTGIQDVHSGSQEIGTDGSMYSTW, encoded by the coding sequence ATGGTAAGGAAGCGGAACCCCGAACGCGGCTTCACTCTGATTGAACTCATCATTGTGATGACCATCATTCTTCTTTTGATGGCAATGGCTATCCCTGCATATCAGAATGCGGTCAAGAAAGCCAAAGAGGCTGTCCTGAAGGAAGACCTGCAAACCATGCGGCAGGCGATCGACTCTTACACTGTCGATAAGGAGAAAGGTCCTCAGTCCCTGGAAGACCTGGTACAGGCGGGGTATCTGAAAGCGATGCCGATCGATCCCTTTACCCATCGCAGCGATACCTGGCAGACCAGCTCCGACGGTACCTACAGCTCCGTCGATCAGACGGACACGGGCATTCAGGATGTCCATAGCGGATCGCAGGAGATCGGCACCGACGGCAGCATGTATTCGACATGGTAG
- a CDS encoding TonB-dependent receptor, which yields MKNNRKCMMRAAMLVALVLLVPVVVLAQYRAGLQGSVTDPDGAVIPNAKITLVDKATNRTLQTTSNADGTYSFSRLAPSNYMLTVEATGFVKEQLSNVTVQGEVTTGLDVKLHVGAVTETVQVTDATPLINTQNAQVGGTISTEQIQSLPSTGRDPFQLLQLAPGMYGDSSRSGSGGANNLPGNAGPGGASTTSSIFQTENQAQVSANGTRNISNNMQVDGVSVNSLAWGGAAVITPNEESVKEVRVSANPYDAESGHNSGGQVLVVSKAGSNSWHGSGFFKFHRPGLNAYQRYNGPNTKTLRDSNKFNQFGGSVGGPIWKDKLFFFFSYETLRNNSISYGNDWYETPQYIQTLASRKANGIGSRLYNYKGMGVSYTGINGRTCSDIGLTSASCRNVNGGLDLGSPTSTALGTPDPTYVSSGTPGVGGGFDGAPDIFNVTTANPVQNTFQQFQGRADAQITQHDLLTYTTYWVPSNSTFYNGPIRSANLWHSSRLNYSASLLWNHIFSPTLVNEVRGNVSRWYFNEVTSNPQEPWGLPTLTTDTPGTIATGLQPAGAPGPGVFYQTTYNFRDVVTKTISSHTIKAGADLYWEQDNDVQAGAARPQYFFRNLWDVANDVPYKESGNFDPRTGSPTSNKKYIRSNIWAGFIQDDWKALPNLTLNFGLRWEYFTPVREKYNNLSNVVLGQGNALLTGASIRVGGDLYGASKNNWGPQVGFAFTPKMAWSKPFVIRGGFGIGYNRMQEAITLNGRANPPLVTNLTLQCTDVNARTGCGSILYQTPSSPTSFDGYPSNPAARQTFDSKGLPVGGTALSLTGFPLSLPTPVTYGYSLTASQELGGNWVATVGYQGSSTRHYTRQLNLNWNYPNIRDSRIQNMYFYVNDANANFNAGWVELNHRFSRMFDIDAQYRYAKSMDNGSNDYYIGEYPYDIRFATGPSDYDVKHNVKLYGTFRPVIFRGNDWKEKVAGKWEFSGIMNWHSGYPWQPLYSNYGGNIVYSGSGYSSLRAGGYRGGAGASQSNDAFKTGSNYSGGALNYFTIPNYTAGSGIPPAPGVGRNSLRGPGYFNLDMSAQKGFGLPNWGFLGDSAKFVVRADFFNIFNKLNLDPASITNVISSDGVTSNPQFGIAQRALGARVIEFTGRFNF from the coding sequence ATGAAGAACAACAGGAAATGCATGATGCGCGCGGCCATGCTCGTGGCCCTCGTGCTGTTAGTGCCGGTCGTTGTGCTGGCGCAGTATCGTGCCGGACTGCAGGGTTCGGTGACTGATCCGGATGGGGCAGTGATTCCCAATGCAAAGATCACACTGGTCGATAAGGCGACGAACCGGACACTGCAAACCACTTCCAACGCGGATGGAACATATTCTTTCTCGCGCCTCGCTCCTTCGAACTACATGCTGACGGTGGAAGCAACGGGGTTTGTGAAGGAGCAGCTTTCAAATGTTACGGTACAGGGCGAGGTGACGACGGGACTGGATGTGAAGCTCCATGTCGGCGCTGTAACAGAAACCGTGCAAGTGACCGATGCGACGCCACTGATTAACACGCAGAACGCACAGGTGGGTGGAACAATTTCGACAGAGCAGATACAGTCGCTGCCATCAACCGGTCGCGATCCGTTCCAATTACTGCAGCTTGCTCCCGGCATGTATGGCGATTCGTCTCGTTCCGGCTCTGGCGGCGCCAATAACCTTCCAGGGAATGCCGGTCCAGGCGGAGCGAGTACGACGAGCAGCATCTTTCAGACAGAAAACCAGGCGCAGGTAAGCGCGAATGGCACCCGCAATATCTCCAATAACATGCAGGTTGATGGTGTATCGGTTAACAGCCTCGCGTGGGGCGGCGCAGCCGTAATCACACCGAACGAAGAGAGCGTCAAAGAGGTTCGTGTCTCGGCGAATCCTTACGATGCCGAGAGCGGACACAACAGCGGTGGGCAGGTGCTGGTCGTGTCGAAGGCCGGCTCGAATAGCTGGCACGGTAGCGGTTTTTTCAAATTTCACCGGCCTGGGTTGAATGCCTATCAACGGTACAACGGACCGAACACGAAGACATTGCGCGACTCCAATAAGTTCAATCAATTTGGCGGCAGTGTCGGTGGACCCATCTGGAAGGACAAGCTCTTCTTCTTCTTTTCCTATGAGACGCTACGAAATAACAGCATCAGTTACGGAAACGACTGGTATGAGACTCCGCAATACATCCAGACCCTCGCCAGCCGTAAAGCAAATGGCATTGGTTCGCGCTTGTACAACTACAAAGGGATGGGGGTCTCCTATACCGGGATCAATGGGAGAACCTGCAGTGACATTGGTCTTACATCTGCGAGCTGCCGTAATGTGAATGGTGGGCTCGATCTAGGTTCCCCAACGTCAACTGCTCTTGGAACTCCCGATCCAACCTATGTCAGCAGCGGAACACCTGGTGTAGGAGGTGGATTCGATGGGGCCCCTGATATCTTCAATGTCACAACCGCAAACCCGGTTCAGAATACATTTCAGCAGTTCCAGGGAAGAGCGGACGCGCAGATTACGCAACATGACCTGCTGACCTATACGACATATTGGGTCCCCAGCAATTCAACTTTCTATAACGGCCCGATTCGTTCCGCAAATCTTTGGCATTCGAGCCGTTTGAACTATTCTGCATCTCTGCTCTGGAACCATATCTTCAGCCCGACACTGGTGAATGAAGTCCGTGGAAATGTCAGTCGCTGGTACTTCAACGAAGTAACCTCGAACCCGCAGGAACCATGGGGATTGCCAACGCTTACCACCGATACGCCGGGAACCATCGCGACAGGACTTCAGCCTGCAGGAGCACCCGGGCCTGGAGTCTTTTATCAGACGACCTACAACTTCCGCGACGTCGTAACAAAAACGATTAGCTCTCACACTATCAAGGCGGGGGCAGATCTTTACTGGGAGCAGGACAACGATGTGCAGGCGGGCGCAGCTCGGCCGCAGTACTTCTTCCGCAATCTTTGGGATGTCGCGAACGACGTGCCGTACAAAGAAAGCGGCAATTTCGATCCTCGAACCGGTTCCCCGACGTCGAACAAAAAATACATCCGCTCCAATATCTGGGCGGGCTTTATCCAGGACGATTGGAAGGCGTTGCCGAATCTAACGCTCAACTTCGGTCTGCGTTGGGAGTACTTCACGCCGGTGCGTGAGAAGTACAACAACCTCAGCAATGTTGTTCTTGGTCAGGGGAATGCGCTTCTGACCGGAGCTTCCATTCGAGTTGGTGGTGATCTTTACGGAGCCTCCAAGAACAATTGGGGTCCCCAGGTTGGTTTTGCTTTCACGCCAAAGATGGCCTGGAGTAAGCCGTTTGTCATCCGTGGTGGTTTTGGCATTGGCTACAACCGTATGCAGGAAGCCATCACGTTGAATGGACGCGCAAATCCTCCGCTGGTTACAAACCTTACGTTGCAGTGTACTGATGTGAACGCTCGCACAGGATGCGGCAGCATCTTGTATCAGACACCAAGCAGTCCGACGTCTTTCGATGGATATCCATCCAATCCCGCGGCAAGGCAGACCTTCGACTCCAAGGGATTGCCTGTTGGAGGTACGGCGCTTTCATTGACTGGCTTCCCACTCTCTTTGCCGACTCCTGTGACCTATGGCTATTCTTTGACGGCAAGTCAGGAGCTTGGCGGGAACTGGGTGGCAACCGTTGGATACCAGGGAAGCTCTACCCGGCACTACACACGCCAGTTGAATCTCAATTGGAATTACCCAAACATTCGGGATTCCCGCATCCAGAACATGTACTTCTACGTGAATGACGCCAATGCGAACTTCAATGCAGGATGGGTGGAGTTGAATCATCGCTTCTCGCGCATGTTCGATATCGATGCGCAGTATCGCTATGCGAAGTCGATGGATAACGGATCGAATGACTACTACATCGGCGAGTACCCGTATGACATCCGTTTTGCCACCGGCCCCTCGGACTATGACGTGAAACACAACGTCAAGCTCTATGGCACCTTTCGTCCGGTTATCTTCCGCGGGAATGACTGGAAGGAGAAGGTCGCCGGCAAATGGGAATTCAGCGGCATTATGAACTGGCACTCGGGTTATCCGTGGCAGCCTCTTTACTCCAACTATGGCGGCAATATCGTGTATAGCGGCAGCGGCTACAGTTCGCTGCGCGCAGGCGGCTATCGGGGCGGAGCAGGCGCCAGCCAAAGCAACGACGCCTTCAAGACCGGCAGCAACTACAGTGGTGGGGCGCTGAACTACTTCACAATTCCTAATTACACCGCAGGCTCGGGAATTCCTCCGGCGCCCGGTGTTGGGCGCAACAGCCTCCGCGGTCCTGGATACTTCAACCTCGATATGTCGGCTCAGAAAGGCTTCGGTCTGCCGAATTGGGGCTTTCTTGGGGACAGTGCAAAGTTCGTCGTTCGTGCGGACTTCTTCAATATCTTCAACAAGCTCAACCTCGATCCGGCGAGCATCACCAATGTCATCAGCTCCGATGGAGTTACCTCCAACCCACAGTTCGGCATCGCGCAGCGGGCTCTTGGCGCCCGCGTAATCGAATTCACCGGCCGGTTCAACTTCTAG
- the lepB gene encoding signal peptidase I translates to MHDELKPSQAQQPARQVTGWIRDFVISIAISAFIIIFLYQPVVVEGTSMLPRLEDQDRLFINKVAYRVGDIHRGDVVVFNYPRDPSKSYIKRVIALPGDTLEIRHGRVYVNGNLVPEPYVPGRFRDERSVVLQTVGPESYWVMGDHRSVSSDSRDFGAVGRKYIYGKAVLVFWPFDQMGVVR, encoded by the coding sequence ATGCACGACGAGCTAAAACCGAGCCAAGCGCAGCAGCCCGCCCGTCAGGTGACGGGATGGATTCGCGACTTCGTCATCTCCATCGCAATCTCGGCGTTTATCATCATCTTCCTTTACCAGCCGGTCGTGGTGGAAGGAACATCAATGCTGCCGCGGCTCGAAGATCAGGACCGCCTGTTCATCAACAAGGTCGCATATCGCGTCGGTGATATTCATCGCGGCGATGTGGTGGTATTCAACTATCCGCGTGATCCTTCGAAGAGTTACATCAAACGCGTCATTGCGTTACCCGGCGACACGCTGGAGATTCGTCATGGCCGCGTGTATGTCAATGGCAATCTCGTGCCGGAGCCATATGTGCCTGGGCGTTTCCGCGATGAGCGTTCCGTGGTGCTGCAGACCGTTGGTCCGGAGAGTTACTGGGTCATGGGTGACCACCGCTCGGTATCGAGCGACAGCCGTGACTTCGGAGCTGTGGGCCGGAAATATATCTACGGTAAAGCTGTGCTCGTCTTCTGGCCCTTCGACCAGATGGGCGTAGTGCGCTAG
- a CDS encoding type II secretion system protein, giving the protein MPKHAPNRRGEAGVTLVELIVATAIIAILASAVLPIARFQLKRQRERELRRDLWEMRAAIDRYKDAADRGAFQTKLESMNYPPDLETLVNGVDVQGHKVRFLRQIPKDPMTGNTDWGLRSMQDDPSSDSWGGQNVFDVHTRSTGTGLDGSRYSEW; this is encoded by the coding sequence ATGCCGAAGCATGCTCCAAACCGAAGGGGGGAGGCGGGCGTCACCCTGGTGGAACTGATCGTAGCGACAGCGATCATCGCCATCCTTGCGTCCGCGGTGCTTCCGATTGCGCGGTTCCAGCTCAAGCGTCAAAGAGAACGGGAGCTCCGGCGAGATTTGTGGGAGATGCGTGCGGCGATTGACCGTTATAAAGACGCTGCCGATCGCGGCGCCTTTCAGACCAAGCTCGAGAGCATGAACTATCCGCCCGACCTGGAGACCCTGGTCAACGGTGTAGATGTACAGGGGCACAAGGTGCGTTTCCTGAGGCAGATTCCTAAAGATCCAATGACCGGAAATACTGACTGGGGGCTGCGCTCCATGCAGGATGACCCAAGCAGCGATAGCTGGGGCGGACAGAATGTCTTCGATGTGCACACCCGCAGCACAGGCACAGGACTTGACGGATCGAGGTACTCCGAATGGTAA